In one Bacteroidales bacterium genomic region, the following are encoded:
- a CDS encoding PIG-L family deacetylase, with translation MSEKQMVSVVIPAKNEEKTIAAIILSSKKSRYVNQVIVSIDRTTSDQTAKIAEEMGALVIQENVSGFGKVIKKGIEHSNNNLVFKTDGDIRQFQSDWIDRAVQQYDKNIGLVKTFWPQKKHTRSVTALTAKPVINKLCPELSFIHLPLSGIYLFDKNKVDWKDLSEDWGFDLHLLLNVYFKGFKIKQFIIPEIVDTKKNIKDLVPMAQEIVNLLFSLFSLPSKNAKILIITAHPDDAEIWCGGTIAQTCLNGGEVKSIIVTGTNKRIKESISTSKLIPSFEPIFLNQNQFEDFIKIEISDKISDVIHNFQPEIIITHQPEDFHIDHRRVSELTLMSLLRLGHKNYPNRVYYCNTYFQKDRLSNSFSPDSFVDISNYFSLKKKLISMHKSQRITYYLDMIEAMDKMNGIKSGVEYAEAFLTCTTHLTNKAKKCL, from the coding sequence ATGAGTGAAAAACAGATGGTTTCTGTTGTAATCCCAGCTAAAAATGAGGAAAAAACAATTGCTGCGATAATACTATCTTCAAAAAAATCAAGATATGTAAATCAAGTAATTGTTTCAATAGATAGAACTACAAGTGATCAAACAGCAAAAATTGCTGAAGAAATGGGAGCACTTGTTATACAAGAAAATGTCTCAGGCTTTGGAAAAGTAATTAAAAAGGGAATTGAACATTCTAATAATAATTTAGTATTCAAAACTGATGGAGATATTAGGCAATTTCAGTCAGATTGGATTGATAGAGCAGTTCAGCAATATGATAAAAATATTGGATTGGTCAAGACCTTTTGGCCACAAAAAAAGCACACAAGATCAGTTACAGCTCTTACAGCCAAACCTGTCATAAATAAACTCTGTCCTGAACTCAGCTTTATCCATTTACCATTATCAGGCATTTATTTATTTGATAAAAATAAAGTGGATTGGAAGGATTTATCAGAGGATTGGGGTTTTGATCTTCACCTTTTATTAAATGTTTATTTCAAAGGCTTTAAAATTAAACAATTCATCATTCCAGAAATTGTAGATACAAAAAAAAATATCAAAGATCTTGTTCCAATGGCACAAGAAATAGTGAATCTATTATTCTCGTTATTTAGTTTACCGTCGAAAAATGCGAAAATACTAATTATTACTGCTCATCCCGATGATGCTGAAATCTGGTGTGGAGGAACTATTGCACAAACATGTTTAAATGGAGGCGAAGTAAAATCAATTATTGTTACCGGAACTAATAAAAGAATCAAAGAGTCAATTTCAACATCCAAATTAATACCTAGTTTTGAGCCAATATTTCTTAATCAAAATCAGTTTGAAGACTTCATAAAAATTGAAATTTCAGATAAGATTTCAGACGTAATACATAACTTTCAACCCGAAATAATAATCACTCATCAACCTGAGGATTTTCATATTGATCATCGAAGAGTTTCCGAACTTACACTAATGAGTTTGTTGAGATTAGGTCATAAAAATTATCCTAATCGGGTTTACTATTGCAATACTTACTTCCAAAAAGACAGATTATCAAATAGCTTTTCTCCTGATTCTTTCGTAGATATAAGTAATTATTTTTCACTTAAGAAAAAACTAATATCAATGCATAAAAGTCAGCGAATTACATATTATCTTGACATGATAGAGGCTATGGATAAAATGAATGGGATTAAGTCTGGTGTTGAATATGCTGAAGCATTCTTAACTTGTACTACCCATTTGACAAATAAAGCTAAAAAGTGTCTTTAA